The Ahaetulla prasina isolate Xishuangbanna chromosome 3, ASM2864084v1, whole genome shotgun sequence genome window below encodes:
- the TOP1 gene encoding DNA topoisomerase 1 isoform X1, giving the protein MSGDQLHNDSQIDPGFRANDSHKHKDKHKDREHRHKEHKKDKDREKSKYSNSEHKEFSEKKHKEKEKNKHKDGSSEKHDKHKDKHKDREKEKRKEEKSKLSSGEMKIKKEKENGFSSPPRIKEEIDDDGYYKEDYKRPREDDDIDYKPKKIKTEDVKKSKKRKQEDEEEIKPKKIKSKDKKPPEGEMKKKKTKKEEEQKWKWWEEERYPEGIKWKFLEHKGPVFAPPYEPLPENVKFYYDGKVMKLSPKAEEVATFFAKMLDHEYTTKDIFRKNFFKDWRKEMTSEEKGTITSLSKCDFGHMSQYFKAQTEARKQMTKDEKQRIKEENERLLKEYGYCVMDNHKERIANFKIEPPGLFRGRGNHPKMGMLKRRIMPEDIIINCSKDSKVPPPPPGHKWKEIRHDNKVTWLVSWTENIQGSIKYIMLNPSSRIKGEKDWQKYETARRLKKCVDRIRNQYREDWKSKEMKVRQRAVALYFIDKLALRAGNEKEEGETADTVGCCSLRVEHINLHPELDGQEYVVEFDFLGKDSIRYYNKVPVEKRVFKNLQLFMENKQPEDDLFDRLNTSILNKHLQDLMEGLTAKVFRTYNASITLQQQLKELTTPDDNIPAKILSYNRANRAVAILCNHQRAPPKTFEKSMMNLQTKIDAKKEQLADAKRELKSAKADAKIRRDEKSKKTVETKKKAVQRVEEQLMKLEVQATDREENKQIALGTSKLNYLDPRISVAWCKKFGIPIEKIYNKTQREKFAWAIDMADDDYEF; this is encoded by the exons ATTCGCACAAACATAAAGATAAACACAAAGACCGAGAACATCGACACAAAGAGCACAAGAAGGATAAAGACAGAGAAAAATCCAAGTACAGTAATAG TGAACACAAAGAGTTTTCAGAGAAGaaacacaaagagaaagagaaaaacaaacataAAGATGGTAGTTCAGAAAAACATGACAAACACAAAGACAAACACAAAGATAGAGAGAAGGAGAAGCGAAAGGAAGAAAAG AGTAAATTGTCTTCTggtgaaatgaaaataaagaaagaaaaagaaaatggcttCTCCAG CCCACCACGTATAAAGGAAGAAATAGATGATGATGGCTATTATAAAGAAGATTACAAGAGACCTCGAGAGGATGATGA TATTGACTACAAACCTAAGAAGATTAAAACTGaagatgtaaaaaaatcaaaaaaacgaAAACAGGAAGATGAAGAg gAGATTAAACCGAAGAAAATAAAGAGCAAAGATAAGAAGCCCCCAGaaggagaaatgaaaaagaaaaaaacaaaaaaagaagaggaacaaAAATGGAAATG GTGGGAAGAAGAACGCTATCCTGAAGGTATTAAATGGAAATTCTTGGAGCACAAGGGTCCTGTGTTTGCTCCCCCATATGAACCGTTGCCTGAAAATGTCAAATTCTACTATGATG GTAAAGTCATGAAACTCAGTCCCAAAGCAGAAGAGGTTGCAACTTTCTTTGCAAAAATGCTTGATCATGAGTACACTACAAAGGATATCTTCAGGAAAAACTTCTTTAAAGACTGGAGAAAG GAAATGACTTCAGAAGAAAAGGGAACCATCACCAGCCTCAGCAAATGTGACTTTGGTCATATGAGTCAGTATTTCAAGGCCCAAACAGAAGCTAGAAAGCAAATGACCAAGGATGAAAAGCAG AGAATTAAAGAAGAGAATGAGCGGTTATTAAAAGAATATGGTTATTGTGTCATGGATAACCATAAGGAAAGAATTGCCAACTTTAAGATTGAGCCTCCAGGTCTCTTCAGAGGGCGTGGCAACCATCCCAAAATGGGCATGCTGAAGCGACGAATAATGCCTGAAGACATCATCATCAATTGTAGCAA GGATTCTAaagtccctccccctccccctggccataaatggaaagagattcggCATGATAACAAAGTAACATGGCTGGTATCATGGACTGAGAATATTCAAGGATCTATTAAGTACATCATGTTGAATCCCAGCTCTAGAATCAAG GGTGAGAAAGACTGGCAGAAATATGAGACAGCTCGGAGATTGAAGAAATGTGTAGATAGGATTCGAAATCAATATCGAGAAGACTGGAAATCTAAAGAGATGAAAGTGCGACAAAGGGCTGTGGCATTGTACTTCATTGATAAA CTTGCTTTGAGAGCTGGCAAtgagaaagaagaaggggagacTGCTGACACAGTGGGGTGTTGCTCCCTCCGTGTGGAACACATTAATTTGCATCCAGAATTAGATGGTCAGGAATATGTAGTAGAATTTGATTTCCTTGGAAAAGACTCCATAAGATACTATAACAAAGTACCTGTTGAGAAAAGG GTATTTAAGAATCTTCAGTTATTCATGGAAAATAAGCAGCCAGAAGATGATTTATTTGATAGGCTTAAT ACTAGTATTTTAAATAAGCATCTTCAAGATCTTATGGAAGGGCTGACAGCTAAGGTATTCCGAACATATAATGCCTCTATTACGCTACAGCAACAACTGAAGGAACTCACAACCC CGGATGATAATATCCCAGCAAAGATCCTATCTTACAATCGTGCCAACAGAGCTGTTGCTATTCTTTGCAACCACCAGAGGGCACCTCcaaaaacctttgaaaaatccaTGATGAATTTACAGACCAAG ATTGATGCCAAGAAGGAACAGTTGGCAGATGCCAAGAGAGAACTAAAAAGCGCCAAAGCTGATGCCAAGATCCGAAGGGATGAGAAGTCTAAAAA GACTGTGGAAACTAAGAAGAAGGCTGTACAAAGGGTGGAGGAACAGCTGATGAAGCTGGAAGTTCAAGCAACAGACCGAGAGGAAAACAAGCAAATAGCCTTGGGTACCTCCAAACTAAATTATCTGGAtcctagaatttctgttgcttg GTGCAAGAAATTTGGAATACCGatagagaaaatatataataaaactcAGCGAGAGAAATTTGCCTGGGCAATTGACATGGCAGATGACGACTACGagttttaa
- the TOP1 gene encoding DNA topoisomerase 1 isoform X3, giving the protein MKLSPKAEEVATFFAKMLDHEYTTKDIFRKNFFKDWRKEMTSEEKGTITSLSKCDFGHMSQYFKAQTEARKQMTKDEKQRIKEENERLLKEYGYCVMDNHKERIANFKIEPPGLFRGRGNHPKMGMLKRRIMPEDIIINCSKDSKVPPPPPGHKWKEIRHDNKVTWLVSWTENIQGSIKYIMLNPSSRIKGEKDWQKYETARRLKKCVDRIRNQYREDWKSKEMKVRQRAVALYFIDKLALRAGNEKEEGETADTVGCCSLRVEHINLHPELDGQEYVVEFDFLGKDSIRYYNKVPVEKRVFKNLQLFMENKQPEDDLFDRLNTSILNKHLQDLMEGLTAKVFRTYNASITLQQQLKELTTPDDNIPAKILSYNRANRAVAILCNHQRAPPKTFEKSMMNLQTKIDAKKEQLADAKRELKSAKADAKIRRDEKSKKTVETKKKAVQRVEEQLMKLEVQATDREENKQIALGTSKLNYLDPRISVAWCKKFGIPIEKIYNKTQREKFAWAIDMADDDYEF; this is encoded by the exons ATGAAACTCAGTCCCAAAGCAGAAGAGGTTGCAACTTTCTTTGCAAAAATGCTTGATCATGAGTACACTACAAAGGATATCTTCAGGAAAAACTTCTTTAAAGACTGGAGAAAG GAAATGACTTCAGAAGAAAAGGGAACCATCACCAGCCTCAGCAAATGTGACTTTGGTCATATGAGTCAGTATTTCAAGGCCCAAACAGAAGCTAGAAAGCAAATGACCAAGGATGAAAAGCAG AGAATTAAAGAAGAGAATGAGCGGTTATTAAAAGAATATGGTTATTGTGTCATGGATAACCATAAGGAAAGAATTGCCAACTTTAAGATTGAGCCTCCAGGTCTCTTCAGAGGGCGTGGCAACCATCCCAAAATGGGCATGCTGAAGCGACGAATAATGCCTGAAGACATCATCATCAATTGTAGCAA GGATTCTAaagtccctccccctccccctggccataaatggaaagagattcggCATGATAACAAAGTAACATGGCTGGTATCATGGACTGAGAATATTCAAGGATCTATTAAGTACATCATGTTGAATCCCAGCTCTAGAATCAAG GGTGAGAAAGACTGGCAGAAATATGAGACAGCTCGGAGATTGAAGAAATGTGTAGATAGGATTCGAAATCAATATCGAGAAGACTGGAAATCTAAAGAGATGAAAGTGCGACAAAGGGCTGTGGCATTGTACTTCATTGATAAA CTTGCTTTGAGAGCTGGCAAtgagaaagaagaaggggagacTGCTGACACAGTGGGGTGTTGCTCCCTCCGTGTGGAACACATTAATTTGCATCCAGAATTAGATGGTCAGGAATATGTAGTAGAATTTGATTTCCTTGGAAAAGACTCCATAAGATACTATAACAAAGTACCTGTTGAGAAAAGG GTATTTAAGAATCTTCAGTTATTCATGGAAAATAAGCAGCCAGAAGATGATTTATTTGATAGGCTTAAT ACTAGTATTTTAAATAAGCATCTTCAAGATCTTATGGAAGGGCTGACAGCTAAGGTATTCCGAACATATAATGCCTCTATTACGCTACAGCAACAACTGAAGGAACTCACAACCC CGGATGATAATATCCCAGCAAAGATCCTATCTTACAATCGTGCCAACAGAGCTGTTGCTATTCTTTGCAACCACCAGAGGGCACCTCcaaaaacctttgaaaaatccaTGATGAATTTACAGACCAAG ATTGATGCCAAGAAGGAACAGTTGGCAGATGCCAAGAGAGAACTAAAAAGCGCCAAAGCTGATGCCAAGATCCGAAGGGATGAGAAGTCTAAAAA GACTGTGGAAACTAAGAAGAAGGCTGTACAAAGGGTGGAGGAACAGCTGATGAAGCTGGAAGTTCAAGCAACAGACCGAGAGGAAAACAAGCAAATAGCCTTGGGTACCTCCAAACTAAATTATCTGGAtcctagaatttctgttgcttg GTGCAAGAAATTTGGAATACCGatagagaaaatatataataaaactcAGCGAGAGAAATTTGCCTGGGCAATTGACATGGCAGATGACGACTACGagttttaa
- the TOP1 gene encoding DNA topoisomerase 1 isoform X2, with the protein MSGDQLHNDSQIDPGFRANDSHKHKDKHKDREHRHKEHKKDKDREKSKYSNSEHKEFSEKKHKEKEKNKHKDGSSEKHDKHKDKHKDREKEKRKEEKSKLSSGEMKIKKEKENGFSSPPRIKEEIDDDGYYKEDYKRPREDDDIDYKPKKIKTEDVKKSKKRKQEDEEEIKPKKIKSKDKKPPEGEMKKKKTKKEEEQKWKWWEEERYPEGKVMKLSPKAEEVATFFAKMLDHEYTTKDIFRKNFFKDWRKEMTSEEKGTITSLSKCDFGHMSQYFKAQTEARKQMTKDEKQRIKEENERLLKEYGYCVMDNHKERIANFKIEPPGLFRGRGNHPKMGMLKRRIMPEDIIINCSKDSKVPPPPPGHKWKEIRHDNKVTWLVSWTENIQGSIKYIMLNPSSRIKGEKDWQKYETARRLKKCVDRIRNQYREDWKSKEMKVRQRAVALYFIDKLALRAGNEKEEGETADTVGCCSLRVEHINLHPELDGQEYVVEFDFLGKDSIRYYNKVPVEKRVFKNLQLFMENKQPEDDLFDRLNTSILNKHLQDLMEGLTAKVFRTYNASITLQQQLKELTTPDDNIPAKILSYNRANRAVAILCNHQRAPPKTFEKSMMNLQTKIDAKKEQLADAKRELKSAKADAKIRRDEKSKKTVETKKKAVQRVEEQLMKLEVQATDREENKQIALGTSKLNYLDPRISVAWCKKFGIPIEKIYNKTQREKFAWAIDMADDDYEF; encoded by the exons ATTCGCACAAACATAAAGATAAACACAAAGACCGAGAACATCGACACAAAGAGCACAAGAAGGATAAAGACAGAGAAAAATCCAAGTACAGTAATAG TGAACACAAAGAGTTTTCAGAGAAGaaacacaaagagaaagagaaaaacaaacataAAGATGGTAGTTCAGAAAAACATGACAAACACAAAGACAAACACAAAGATAGAGAGAAGGAGAAGCGAAAGGAAGAAAAG AGTAAATTGTCTTCTggtgaaatgaaaataaagaaagaaaaagaaaatggcttCTCCAG CCCACCACGTATAAAGGAAGAAATAGATGATGATGGCTATTATAAAGAAGATTACAAGAGACCTCGAGAGGATGATGA TATTGACTACAAACCTAAGAAGATTAAAACTGaagatgtaaaaaaatcaaaaaaacgaAAACAGGAAGATGAAGAg gAGATTAAACCGAAGAAAATAAAGAGCAAAGATAAGAAGCCCCCAGaaggagaaatgaaaaagaaaaaaacaaaaaaagaagaggaacaaAAATGGAAATG GTGGGAAGAAGAACGCTATCCTGAAG GTAAAGTCATGAAACTCAGTCCCAAAGCAGAAGAGGTTGCAACTTTCTTTGCAAAAATGCTTGATCATGAGTACACTACAAAGGATATCTTCAGGAAAAACTTCTTTAAAGACTGGAGAAAG GAAATGACTTCAGAAGAAAAGGGAACCATCACCAGCCTCAGCAAATGTGACTTTGGTCATATGAGTCAGTATTTCAAGGCCCAAACAGAAGCTAGAAAGCAAATGACCAAGGATGAAAAGCAG AGAATTAAAGAAGAGAATGAGCGGTTATTAAAAGAATATGGTTATTGTGTCATGGATAACCATAAGGAAAGAATTGCCAACTTTAAGATTGAGCCTCCAGGTCTCTTCAGAGGGCGTGGCAACCATCCCAAAATGGGCATGCTGAAGCGACGAATAATGCCTGAAGACATCATCATCAATTGTAGCAA GGATTCTAaagtccctccccctccccctggccataaatggaaagagattcggCATGATAACAAAGTAACATGGCTGGTATCATGGACTGAGAATATTCAAGGATCTATTAAGTACATCATGTTGAATCCCAGCTCTAGAATCAAG GGTGAGAAAGACTGGCAGAAATATGAGACAGCTCGGAGATTGAAGAAATGTGTAGATAGGATTCGAAATCAATATCGAGAAGACTGGAAATCTAAAGAGATGAAAGTGCGACAAAGGGCTGTGGCATTGTACTTCATTGATAAA CTTGCTTTGAGAGCTGGCAAtgagaaagaagaaggggagacTGCTGACACAGTGGGGTGTTGCTCCCTCCGTGTGGAACACATTAATTTGCATCCAGAATTAGATGGTCAGGAATATGTAGTAGAATTTGATTTCCTTGGAAAAGACTCCATAAGATACTATAACAAAGTACCTGTTGAGAAAAGG GTATTTAAGAATCTTCAGTTATTCATGGAAAATAAGCAGCCAGAAGATGATTTATTTGATAGGCTTAAT ACTAGTATTTTAAATAAGCATCTTCAAGATCTTATGGAAGGGCTGACAGCTAAGGTATTCCGAACATATAATGCCTCTATTACGCTACAGCAACAACTGAAGGAACTCACAACCC CGGATGATAATATCCCAGCAAAGATCCTATCTTACAATCGTGCCAACAGAGCTGTTGCTATTCTTTGCAACCACCAGAGGGCACCTCcaaaaacctttgaaaaatccaTGATGAATTTACAGACCAAG ATTGATGCCAAGAAGGAACAGTTGGCAGATGCCAAGAGAGAACTAAAAAGCGCCAAAGCTGATGCCAAGATCCGAAGGGATGAGAAGTCTAAAAA GACTGTGGAAACTAAGAAGAAGGCTGTACAAAGGGTGGAGGAACAGCTGATGAAGCTGGAAGTTCAAGCAACAGACCGAGAGGAAAACAAGCAAATAGCCTTGGGTACCTCCAAACTAAATTATCTGGAtcctagaatttctgttgcttg GTGCAAGAAATTTGGAATACCGatagagaaaatatataataaaactcAGCGAGAGAAATTTGCCTGGGCAATTGACATGGCAGATGACGACTACGagttttaa